The DNA segment GGTCGCAACGGCATCCTCGCCTTCACCGGCGCCTACCACGGCATGACCGCGGGCGCCCTGGCCGCGTCCGGCGGCGCCCCCGACCTCCAGGTGGGCCGCCTGCCCTATCCGCAGGACTACCGCTGCCCCTTCGGCGTCGGCGGCCCGCGCGGCGCCGAACTCGCCGCCCGCTGGACCGAGTCCGTCCTCGACGACCCCAAGTCGGGCGTGCCCCGGCCGGCCGGGATGATCCTCGAACCCGTGCAGGGCGAGGGCGGGGTGATCCCGGCGCCGGACGACTGGCTGCGCCGGCTGCGCCGGGTCACCGCCGACCGGTCGATCCCCCTGATCGCGGACGAGGTCCAGACCGGGGTCGGCCGTACCGGCGCCTTCTGGGCCGTGGACCACAGCGGGATCACCCCCGACGTGATGGTCCTGTCCAAGGCCATCGGCGGCAGCCTCCCGCTGGCCGTCGTCGTCTACCGCGAGGAACTCGACGTCTGGCAGCCCGGCGCCCACGCGGGCACCTTCCGCGGCAACCAGCTCGCCATGGCCGCGGGCACCGCCACCCTCGCCCACGTCCGCGAGAACGGCCTCGCCGAACGAGCCGCCACCCTCGGCGACCGCATGCTGAAGCAACTCCGCCAACTGCAGGACGAGTTCGCCTGTGTGGGAGACGTACGGGGGCGCGGGCTGATGATCGGGGTCGAGCTGGTCGACCCGGCGGGCGAGTCCGTACCGGAAGCGCGCCGCTCCGAGGCGGACGGCTGGGACTTCGCCCCGGCGCCCCACCCCGCCGACCCCGAACTCGCCGCCGCCGTCCAGCGCGAGTGCCTCGACCGGGGGCTCATCGTGGAACTCGGCGGCCGCCACAACAGCGTCGTACGGCTCCTGCCTCCGCTCACCATCAGCGACGAGCAGGCGTCGGCCGTACTGGACCGTCTCGCCGACGCGGTGACCGCCGCGAGCCGCGACCGCCGGCACACGGGCTAGCCACCGCCGGACCATCCCACCGCCGACGCGCACCATCCCCGCGCGTCGGCGGAGAGCGGCGAACCCGCCTCCAGGCATCGCCACCCTGCCGAACCCGCACACCAGCCGTCGTGCGTCGGCACCCCCTGCTCGCATCACCGCCCCGCCTCTCATCCGCCGTGCGGAACCCCTCCGCGACCGGACCCGCACCCGCTTCACCCCCGAGGACCTGTCATGAACGCCACCCCCGCACCCGACGGCCGTTCCGAGACCCCCGACGAACCGGCGGACCCCGGCAGCGCCCCCGTACCGCTCGCCGAGGCGGTGCCGCACCAGAAGCGGCGCACCCCGGCCGCCGGACGGCCCGGCGAGCCCGACGCCGACCCGCTGGAGGGCGCCGACCCGCACACCGCGGCCCAGGCGGCGGCGGTGGAGAACCTCCTGCGCTGCTGGGTACGCGAGACCGCCCTCACCGCACCGGACAACGGCACCCTGCACATCCCGCTCCCGGCCAGCGGCACCGCCCTCATCACCCCCGTCCGCCACTGGTCCCCGACCGGCTGGCACCGCTTCGGCCCGCCCCGGCTCGCCGCTGCCCCCGAGCACGCCCCCTCGGTCGACGCCGTCACCCTGGCCGCCCTCCTCACCCGCGAGCGCCCCGGCCGGGCGGACACCACCGAGCCGCACGGCACCGCTCCGGCGGACGGCGCCGAACTCGTCGCCCGGGTCGCCGACTCACAGCGCCGCACCGCCACCTTCCTGACCGACCGACGCGCCCACCCCGAGGACGGGCCCGACCTCTTCCTCAGCGCCGAACAGGCCCTCCTCCTCGGTCACCCCCTGCACCCCACCCCCAAGAGCCGCGAGGAACTCACAGACGCCGAAGCCCGGCAGTACGCACCGGAACTCCGTGGCTCCTTCCCCCTGCACTGGATGGCCGTCGCCCCCTCCCTGCTCGCCTCCGACTCGGCCTGGACCGAACGTGGCCGCGCCGTCCCCGCCGGTGGGCTCCTCCGTCAGCTCGCCGGAACCGACCTGCCCCTGCCCGACGGCTACAGCGCCCTGCCCCTGCACCCCTGGCAAGCCCGCGACGTACGCCACCGCGCCCCGGTCGCCGCTCTGCTGGACGCCGGCCTCCTGCGCGACCTCGGCCCCCTCGGTTCCCCCTGGCACCCCACCTCCTCCGTACGGACCGTGCACCGCTCGGACGCCCCGGCGATGCTCAAGCTGTCGCTCGGCCTGCGCATCACCAACTCCCGCCGGGAGAACCTGCGCAAGGAACTCCACCGGGGGGTCGAGGTGCACCGCCTGCTGCGCGCCGGGCTGGCGAAGCACTGGCAGGCCGTCCACCCCGGCTTCGACATCGTCCGCGACCCCGCCTGGCTCGCGGTGGACGGTCCGGACGGGCTGCCGGTGCCCGGCCTCGACGTGATGATCAGGCACAACCCCTTCGCTCCCACCGACGACATCGGCTGCGTCGCCGGACTCGTCTCCCCGCGCCCGGACTTCGAGCCGAGCGCGACGGCAGGGCCCAGGGGCCTCCGCTCCCGCCTGGCCCGGCTCGTCGGGCGGCTCGCCGCCCGCACCGGCCGTCCCGTGGGCGCGGTCGCCGCCGAGTGGTTCCTGCGCTACCTCGAACAGGCCGTCCGGCCCGTGCTCTGGCTGGACGGCGAGGCCGGGATCGCGCTGGAGGCGCACCAGCAGAACACCCTGCTCCGCCTCGACCAGGACGGCTGGCCCGCCGGCGGCCGCTACCGCGACAACCAGGGCTACTACTTCCGCGAGTCCCGCCGGGGCGAACTCGACGCCCTGCTGCCGGGCATCGGCGAGCGCAGCGACACCTTCGTCTCCGACGAGGTCACCGACGAACGCTTCGCCTACTACCTCGCCGTCAACAACGTGTTCGGCCTCATCGGCGCCTTCGGCTCCCAGCGCCTGGCCGACGAGCACCTCCTTCTCGCCGCGTTCCGCCGCTTCCTCACCGCCGCCGCCACCGGCCCCGCCGCCCTGAGCAGTTCCCTGCCGGGCAACCTGCTCGACTCACCCGTACTGCGCTGCAAGGCCAACCTGCTGACCCGGCTGCACGGCCTGGACGAACTCGTCGGACCCGTCGACACCCAGTCCGTCTACGTCACCATCGCCAACCCCCTCCATTCCTGAACCCCTTCTCACCCGCCCCCTGAGAGGAGCGCACGTGTCCGTCACCGAAACCGGCGCCGCCGAAGCCCTTCCCCTCCCGGCCGCCCCCGACCGCTCACCCGGCGCCGACACCGGGGCGAGCGCGCTCCTCTGGGACAACGAGGAGACACTGGATCTGCGCCTGCCTCCCGAATTCGCGGCGCTGCGAGCCGCGTTGCCCGGCCAGGCGGCATCACCACGCGACGCGGACCTGCTGGACGGCCTCCGCACCTGGGGCCCAACCCCCACGCCCGCGGGCACCTTTGAGCTGATCCCCGTCCACCCCGACCGCGATCTCCCCCTCATCCACGGGTGGATGAACGACCCCGCGGTCGCCCAGTACTGGGAACTGGCCGGAACACCGGACCTGACGGAGCGCCACCTCCGCGCCCAGCTGGACGGCGACGGACGCAGCGTGCCCTGCCTGGGCATGCTCGACGGCACCGCCATGAGCTACTGGGAGATCTACCGGGCCGACCTCGACCCGCTGGCCCGCTTCTACCAGGCGCGCCCGCACGACACGGGTATCCACCTGCTGATCGGGGACGCCGCGCACCGGGGGGGAGGGCTCGGCTCCGCCCTGCTCACGGCCGTGGCCGAGCTGGTCATGGAGCACCGCCGCACCTGCACACGCGTCGTCGCTGAACCTGACATGCGCAACACCCCCTCGGTGATCGCCTTCCGTAACGCCGGTTTCCAGTGCCGGGCGGAGATCGAGCTGCCCGGCAAGCGGGCCGCCCTCATGATCCGGGACCGGGTCCGGCCTGAACTCTCGTAGCACCACGTGACCGGGTGCTCACCTGTTGTACGTATGGCGGTTCCGGCGAGTTCCCGCTTTTCGGGAAAAAAGTTCAGGAGTTCGGACGTGTTCGCATCCCGCTCCGCCCGCCCCGGCGAGCGGGCACGATTGTCAGTGGGGGGCCGTAGGGTGGTCGGGCTATGACGAAGCCCTCACTCCCCGAACTCCTCCACGCCGCCGTCTCCGCCGTCGGCGGCACGGAGCGCCCCGGCCAGGTCACCATGGCCGAAGCGGTCGCCGAGGCGATCGACGACACCTCCCATCTGCTGGTCCAGGCCGGTACCGGCACCGGAAAGTCGCTCGGTTATCTCGTGCCCGCGCTCGCGCACGGGGAGCGGGTCGTCGTCGCCACCGCCACGCTCGCCCTCCAGCGCCAGCTCGTGGAGCGCGACCTGCCGCGCACGGTCGACGCCCTGCACCCGCTGCTGCGGCGCCGGCCCGAGTTCGCCATGCTCAAGGGCCGCTCCAACTATCTGTGTCTGCACCGGCTGCACGAGGGGATGCCGCAGGACGAGGAGGACGGCCTCTTCGACCAGTTCGAGGCGGCCGCCCCCACCAGCAAGCTCGGCCAGGACCTGCTCCGGCTGCGCGACTGGTCCGACGAGACGGAGAACGGCGACCGGGACGACCTCACACCGGGCGTCTCCGACCGGGCCTGGGCCCAGGTGTCGGTGTCGTCGCGCGAGTGCCTCGGCGCCTCGAAGTGCGCGTACGGGGCCGAGTGCTTCGCGGAGATGGCCCGGGAGCGCGCCAAGCTCGCGGACGTCGTGGTGACCAACCACGCGCTGCTGGCGATCGACGCCATCGAGGGTGCCCCGGTGCTGCCGCAGCACGAGGTGCTGATCGTGGACGAGGCGCACGACCTAGTCTCCCGGGTCACCGGCGCCGCCACCGGCGAACTCACCCCCGGCCAGGTCAACCGGGCGGTCCGCCGCTCGGCCAAGCTGGTCAACGAGAAGGCCGCCGACCAGCTCCAGACCGCCGCCGAGGGCTTCGAGCGGCTGATGGAGCTGGCCCTGCCGGGCCGCCTGGAGGAGATCCCCGAAGACCTCGGCTACGCCCTGGCCGCCCTCCGTGACGCGGCCCGCACGGTGATCACCGCGCTCGGCTCGACGCGCGACAAGTCCGTCCAGGACGAGGACGCCGTCCGCAAGCAGGCGGTCGCCTCCGTCGAGACGGTGTACGCCGTCGCCGAGCGGGTGCTGAACGGCTCGGAGTGGGACGTCGTCTGGTACGAGCGCCACGACCGCTTCGGCGCCTCCCTGCGGGTCGCCCCGATGTCGGTCTCCGGGCTGCTCCGGGAGAAACTCTTCACCGATCGCAGCGTGGTCCTGACCTCGGCGACCCTGAAGCTCGGCGGCGACTTCAACGGCGTCGGCGCCTCGCTGGGCCTGGCACCGGAGGGGACCGAGGGCGACGACCTGCCGCAGTGGAAGGGCATCGACGTCGGCTCGCCCTTCGACTACCGCAAGCAGGGCATCCTCTACATCGCCAAGCACCTCGCCCGCCCCGCCCGGGACGGCGACCGGGGCGACATGCTGGACGAGCTGACCGAGCTGATCCAGGCCGCCGGCGGCCGCACGCTGGGCCTGTTCTCCTCCATGCGCGCCGCACAGCTCGCGGCGGAGGAACTGCGGGTGCGCATCCCCGAGTTCCCCATCCTGCTCCAGGGCGAGGAGACGCTCGGCGAGCTGATCAAGAACTTCGCGGCCGACCCCCGCACGTGCCTGTTCGGCACGCTGTCGCTGTGGCAGGGCGTGGACGTGCCGGGGCCGAGCTGTCAGCTCGTGGTGATGGACAAGATCCCGTTCCCGCGCCCCGACGACCCGCTGATGAGCGCTCGCCAGAAGGCGGTGGAGGACGCGGGTGGCAACGGCTTCATGGCGGTGGCGGCCACCCATGCCGCGCTGCTGATGGCGCAGGGCGCCGGCCGGCTCGTCCGGGCGTCCGGGGACCGTGGCGTGGTCGCGGTCCTGGACCAGCGGCTGGCGACCGCCCGCTACGGGTCGTATCTGAAGGCGTCGCTGCCCGACTTCTGGACCACGACCGACCGCAATCAGGTGCGCAAGTCGCTCGCGGCGATCGACGCGATGGCGAAGCAGGCCGAGGGGGCCGAGGAGGAGTGAGCCGGAGCCGCAGGCAGGAGCGCTGCTGACGGCAATGGCAGGGCCCCGGAACCGGCGCAGGGGTTCCGGGGCCCGGTGCAGGGGGACGAGCCGGGGGCTTGTCCGGTGCGGGGCGTCACACGCGGCGGAGCACCGCGACGACCTTGCCGAGGATGGTGGCGTCGTCGCCGGGGATGGGCTCGTAGGCCGCGTTGTGCGGGAGGAGCCAGACATGGCCGTCCTCGCGCTTGAAGCGCTTGACCGTGGCCTCGCCGTCGAGCATGGCGGCCACGATGTCGCCGTTCTCCGCGACCGGCTGGCGGCGGACCGTGACCCAGTCGCCGTCACAGATCGCGGCCTCGATCATGGAGTCGCCGACGACCTTGAGGACGAACAGCTCACCGTCACCGACGAGCTGCCGGGGGAGAGGGAAGACGTCCTCGACGGACTCCTCGGCGAGGATCGGGCCACCGGCGGCGATGCGGCCGACCAGCGGGACGTACGACGCGGCGGGCTTGCCGGCGGTGTCCGTGGGCTGCACGCTGACCGCCTGGTCGGAGCCGCGGACCTCGTACGCGCGGGGCCGGTGCGGGTCGCGGCGCAGGAAGCCCTTGCGCTCGAGCGCCATGAGCTGGTGCGCGACCGAGGAGGTGCTGGAGAGGCCGACCGCCTGGCCGATCTCCCGCATGGACGGCGGGTATCCACGACGCTGCACGGAGTCCCGGATGACCTCGATCACCCGGCGCTGGCGGTCGGTGAGCCCCGAACTGTCCGCGCGAATGCCTGGAGGCCGGCCCGGCTGGGAGCGCTTGTGGCCCTCGGGCGTGGCTTCGTTCATCGCGTGCACCGGCTCCACCCGGCCCTGGGAGCGGTCCTGGGCGGTGATGGCGGCACTGTCTGCGGTCGTGGTCACGTCGGCCCCTCTCGATGGTCTCCCTGCTGCACAACGGTAGTAGCTTTCGAAAGGTTGCGCCAAACACACGTTCGAGTGAAAAAGTCCGATTCACCTGACGCGATCAAGTGTCCGGGTGTATGGCTCGCGCGGTGTCCAGCGGGCAAAAGCGCCCATTGTTGTACTCTTCACCGCCGGGGCGGATGGCCTCGCGGCCGTCGCCAGTGTGCCATTCGAACGGTGAACGACCGGTGGCCGGGTCCGTCCGCCGTGTGATCCCCGCCGTATCGCACCGAGGGCTCCGCGCGGCCTTCACGGTATCCCCGTGTCCCCGCCCGGCCGTGCGGGACGCTCGCGCGTGTCGCTCCGGCGCGCTCCAGGGCGGCTCCTGGCGCCTCTGTCCACAGCGACACGCGCGTCTGCCGCGAAATCTGGGTCATCCCTACATGTAGTGGTGAGGCGGCTACAGGGCCCCACAAGTTGTGGTTGATCTTGGACCCCGGGTCTTTCGGGCCTCCGCGATCGCCTATGCTTGGGGCTGCTTCGTGAGGCCCCTGAGGCCCGGCGAGGCCATCGAGTCTGCTGTGAGGAGGGTTGGAGAATCATGCACTGCCCCTTCTGCAGGCACCCCGACAGTCGGGTGGTCGACAGCCGTACGACCGACGACGGCACGTCGATCCGCAGGCGCCGCCAGTGCCCCGACTGCTCCCGTCGTTTCACGACCGTGGAGACGTGTTCGCTCATGGTGGTGAAGCGGTCCGGTGTCACCGAGCCGTTCAGCCGCACCAAGGTCATCAACGGTGTGCGCAAGGCGTGCCAGGGGCGTCCCGTGACCGAGGACGCGCTCGCCCAGCTCGGCCAGCGGGTCGAGGAGGCGGTGCGGGCCACCGGGAGTGCCGAGCTGACCACCCACGACGTGGGGCTGGCCATACTCGGCCCGCTGCAGGAACTCGACCTCGTCGCCTATCTGCGGTTCGCCTCGGTCTACCGGGCGTTCAACTCGCTGGAGGACTTCGAGGCCGCCATCGCCGAACTGCGCGAAGTGACGCCGGACCCCGCCGCGGACGACGGGCACGTCGAGGACGCGGCCGCGGGGAGCCAGGAAGACCAGAGCGGGACGGGACGGACCACCCAGGTCCCCGTGCCCGCGCGCGCCGCCGACTGACCGGCCGGCGCACCCAAGACCTGTCGCGGGGTCGCAGCTGAGGCTGCCCGCGGCACCAGACAGAACACATGCCCTGGGAACATCGGGGCATTTCAGGGCGTTTTCGCCCGTACATGGGAGGCGGCATGACAGAGACGGCGAGCGGTCCGGCGCGAGGTTCCCGCACCAAGGGCGCCAAGGCCGGCAAGGGGCTGCGCGTCGAGCGCGTCCACACCACCCCCGGCGTGCATCCGTACGACGAGGTGGCGTGGGAGCCCCGTGACGTCGTCATGACCAACTGGCGCGACGGCTCGATCAACTTCGAGCAGCGTGGCGTCGAGTTCCCCGACTTCTGGTCGGTGAACGCGGTCAACATCGTCACCAGCAAGTACTTCCGGGGCGCCGTGGGCACCCCGCAGCGCGAGACCGGGCTCAAGCAGCTCATCGACCGCATCGTGAAGACGTACCGCAAGGCCGGCGAGGACCACTCCTACTTCGCCTCGCCCGCCGATGCCGAGATCTTCGAGCACGAGCTGGCCTACGCCCTGCTGCACCAGATCTTCAGCTTCAACAGCCCGGTCTGGTTCAACGTCGGCACGCCGCAGCCCCAGCAGGTCTCCGCCTGCTTCATCCTGTCCGTCGACGACTCCATGGAGTCGATCCTCGACTGGTACAAGGAAGAGGGCATGATCTTCAAGGGCGGTTCGGGCGCCGGTCTGAACCTGTCCCGCATCCGCTCCTCCAAGGAGCTGCTCTCCTCCGGCGGCAACGCCTCCGGTCCCGTCTCCTTCATGCGGGGCGCCGACGCCTCCGCCGGAACCATCAAGTCCGGTGGCGCCACCCGCCGCGCGGCCAAGATGGTCGTCCTCGACGTCGATCACCCCGACATCGAGGACTTCATCCAGACGAAGGTCAGCGAGGAGGAGAAGATCCGCGTCCTGCGCGACGCGGGCTTCGACATGGACCTGGGCGGCGACGACATCACGTCCGTCCAGTACCAGAACGCCAACAACTCGGTCCGCGTGAACGACGAGTTCATGCGCGCGGTCGAGAACGGCACCGACTTCGGCCTGCGGGCCCGCATGACCGGTGAGGTCATCGAGGAGGTCGACGCCAAGGCGCTCTTCCGCAAGATTGCCGAGGCCGCCTGGGCCTGTGCCGACCCGGGCATCCAGTACGACGACATGATCAACAACTGGCACACCTGCCCCGAGTCCGGCCGCATCACCGCGTCGAACCCGTGCAGCGAGTACATGCACCTGGACAACACGTCCTGCAACCTCGCCTCGCTGAACCTGATGAAGTTCCTGAAGGACGACGGCAAGGGCAACCAGTCCTTCGAGACCGAGCGCTTCCAGAAGGTCGTCGAGCTGGTCATCACCGCGATGGACATCTCGATCTGCTTCGCGGACTTCCCGACCCAGAAGATCGGCGAGAACACCCGCGCCTTCCGTCAGCTCGGCATCGGCTACGCCAACCTCGGCGCCCTGCTGATGGCGACCGGCCACGCGTACGACTCCGACGGCGGCCGCGCCCTCGCCGGTGCCATCACCTCCCTGATGACCGGCACGGCCTACCGCCGCTCGGCCGAACTGGCCGCCGTGGTCGGCCCGTACGACGGCTACGCCCGTAACGCCGACGCCCACCGGCGCGTCATGAAGCAGCACGCCGACGCCAACGCCGTGGCCGTCCACATGGACGACCTGGACAACCCGGTGTGGGCCGCCGCCACCGAGGCGTGGCAGGACGTGGTGCGCCTGGGCGAGAAGAACGGTTTCCGTAACTCGCAGGCGTCCGTGCTCGCCCCGACCGGCACCATCGGTCTGGCGATGTCCTGCGACACCACCGGTGTCGAGCCGGACCTCGCGCTGGTGAAGTTCAAGAAGCTCGTCGGCGGCGGCTCGATGCAGATCGTCAACGGCACCGTGCCGCAGGCCCTGCGCCGCCTGGGCTACCAGGAGGAGCAGATCGAGGCGGTCGTCGCCCACATCGCCGAGAACGGCAATGTGATCGACGCCCCGGGTCTCAAGCCCGAGCACTACGAGGTGTTCGACTGCGCCATGGGCGAGCGCGCCATCTCCCCGATGGGCCACGTCCGCATGATGGCCGCGATCCAGCCCTGGATCTCCGGCGCCATCTCCAAGACGGTCAACATGCCGGAGACGGCGTCCGTCGAGGAGGTCGAGGAGATCTACTTCGAGGCGTGGAAGCTGGGCGTCAAGGCGCTCGCCATCTACCGTGACAACTGCAAGGTCGGCCAGCCCCTCTCCGCCAAGACGAAGGAGAAGGAGCAGGCCGAGGTCACCGAGAAGACCGAGGCGACGATCCGCGAGGCCGTCGAGAAGGTCATCGAGTACCGCCCGGTCCGCAGGCGTCTGCCCAAGGGCCGTCCCGGCATCACCACGTCCTTCACGGTCGGCGGCGCCGAGGGCTACATGACCGCCAACTCCTACCCGGACGACGGTCTCGGCGAGGTCTTCCTGAAGATGTCCAAGCAGGGCTCCACGCTCGCGGGCATGATGGACGCCTTCTCCATCGCCGTGTCGGTGGGCCTCCAGTACGGCGTGCCGCTGGAGACCTACGTCTCGAAGTTCACCAACATGCGCTTCGAGCCGGCCGGTATGACGGACGACCCGGACGTGCGGATGGCGCAGTCGATCGTCGACTACATCTTCCGCCGCCTGGCGCTGGACTTCCTGCCCTTCGAGACCCGCTCCGCGCTCGGCATCCACTCCGCCGAGGAGCGTCAGCGTCACCTGGAGACCGGTTCGTACGAGCCGTCCATCGAGGAGGACGAGGTCGACGTCGAGGGTCTGGCCCAGTCCGCCCCGCGCCACACCGAGCTGACGACGGTCGCCACGCCGAAGGCCGAGTCGGAGGCCGCCAGGCCGGCCCCCAAGCAGGCTCACACCAGCGCCGAGCTGGTCGAAATGCAGCTCGGCATCCAGGCCGACGCCCCGCTCTGCTTCTCCTGCGGCACCAAGATGCAGCGCGCCGGCTCCTGCTACATCTGCGAGGGCTGCGGCTCGACCAGCGGTTGCAGCTGATCAACGGCTGAGCCCGTGACACGGGCCCGGTGAAGGGGCGTCGGCCGATCGGCCGGCGCCCCTTTCGTGGCCGGAACGCTCACGTACGACGTTTGGAGCCCATCACGCGGGTAAAGGTCGCAGGGTCCTCGTCGAAGCCATGGACGCCCGGGTGGAAGGCCCATTCGCCGGAGGCGTCGCGGGTGAACTCGGCGACGACGGCCGCCGTGGCGTCCTGGGCGGTGGTGAAGTCGGCCTCGAAGTGGGTCGTGTAGCCCTCCGCGACGCGGACCGCCGGGCTCAGGACCGAGGCGAACGTGGTGCGGTTCTGGTTCTGCTGGATGACGACGCCGACCACCACGCGCGCGTAGCGGGCGTCCAGGCGGCCGAGTTCGAGCTTCATGACCTCGTCCCAGCCGAACCCCTTGCCGTCGGGGCTGTCCCGGTTGAGGAAGATCGTGCCGTCCGGGGAGCGGCTGTCGAAGTGCACCAGATAGGCCGGTTCCCCGTAAGCGTCCGCCGCCGTGAACGTCGCCGCGACGACATCCAGGTCGGAGGGCGGCCGCCCCGCCGGACTGGGGTCCCACTTGAGCGCGACCTCGACCTCGCGGATTCCCTTGCTGACCCCGGTCACCAGGTCTCCCCTTCCCCGTGAAGTTCCCCGTGAAGCGCCATCATCCCCAACTCCCTTGTCGCTGGGTCTTTTTCCCATCGTGTCACGCATGAGACGCCGGTGCGCGGACGAACTCCGCCAGAGCGTGACCGGCGCCACGCCGGGTGGCCTTACGATGGCGCGGTGCTGGTCAAGTGGATTCGCTGCACCGTGGTGGACCGTCGGGGGTTCGAGCGCGGGCAGCGGAAATGGGCGGGGCTTCTGGGGGAGCCGGGGTTTCGGGGACAGGGCGGAGGCTGGAGCCGGCACCGGCCGGGAGTGGCGCACATCTTCGCCTTCTGGGAGAGCCGCGCCTTCTACGACTCCTTCATGGCCCGCTCGTACGACCGGCTGGCCGCGTCCCAGTCCGGCACGTTCAAGGACTCCCAGGCCAGGCTGTTCGAGTACCGCTTCGACGTGAAGACCGGCTTCGAGCCCCGGTTCACCGACGCCGACCTGGTCCGCGTCGCCCTGTGCCGGGTCCACGAGGAGCGCGTCGAGCACTTCACGCTGATGCAGGAGAAGGTCTGGAACCCGGCGATGGCCGGCTCGCCCGGCATGATCCGGGGCATGTTCGGCGAGGGCGCCGAACACGACTTCCTGGTGCTGTCGATGTGGCGCGCGGCGGCCGAACACGGAAAGTACCGCACCGAACGCGTGGAGCGGCTGGCCCTGCGTGCCCAGACCGAGGCCGACATCGCCTCCCTCACCGGCGACATCGTGGAACTGGAGCCCTCCTGGACGGTCTGAGCCGGGCGAGCGGTGTGACCTACGCCGTATGCGGGCCGTACGAGTCCCCGGCCCCGCCCCGCTCCCCGTAGGGTTTCCGACATGGCACGACCACGGCGCATCGTCCTTGTCCGGCACGGGGAGTCAGTGGGCAACGTCGATGACTCCGTGTACGAGCGCGAGCCCGACCACGCCCTCGCGCTCACCGACCGGGGCCGGGAGCAGGCGGAGGAGAGCGGCAAGCACCTGCGGGAGATCTTCGGCGAGGAACGCGTGAGCGTCTACGTCTCCCCGTACCGCCGCACCCACGAGACCCTGGACGCCTTCCGGCTCGACCCGGACCTCATACGCGTGCGCGAGGAGCCCCGGCTGCGCGAGCAGGACTGGGGCAACTGGCAGGAACGCGACGACGTGAAGCTCCAGAAGGCGTACCGGGACGCGTACGGGCACTTCTTTTTCCGCTTCCCCCAGGGCGAGTCCGGCGCAGACGTGTACGACCGCGTCGGCGGCTTCCTGGAGAGCCTGTTCCGCAGTTTCGAGGAGCCCGACCACCCGCCGAACGTCCTGCTGGTGACGCACGGCCTGGCGATGCGGCTGTTCTGCATGCGGTGGTTCCACTGGACGGTGGCCGAATTCGAGTCCCTGTCCAATCCGGGCAACGCCGAGGTGCGCATGCTCGTTCTCGGGGAGGACGGCAAGTACGTCCTGGACAAGCCCTTCGAGCGCTGGCGGGACCCGGTCCCGCACTGGATCGACCGATAGGCTGGCGGGAAGATGACCTCTGAATCCTTCCCTCTTCCCGCCGGGCGCCTGGAGCGCGCCCTGGCCAGCCTGCGGGGCCTCGCGGTGGGCGACGCGCTCGGCTCCCAGTTCTTCGTCCCGGTCAACCACCCGCTGCTCAAGCGCCACGAACTGCCCGCCGGGCCCTGGCAGTGGACCGACGACACGGAGATGGCCTGCTCCGTCGTGTCGG comes from the Streptomyces seoulensis genome and includes:
- a CDS encoding vitamin B12-dependent ribonucleotide reductase, which translates into the protein MTETASGPARGSRTKGAKAGKGLRVERVHTTPGVHPYDEVAWEPRDVVMTNWRDGSINFEQRGVEFPDFWSVNAVNIVTSKYFRGAVGTPQRETGLKQLIDRIVKTYRKAGEDHSYFASPADAEIFEHELAYALLHQIFSFNSPVWFNVGTPQPQQVSACFILSVDDSMESILDWYKEEGMIFKGGSGAGLNLSRIRSSKELLSSGGNASGPVSFMRGADASAGTIKSGGATRRAAKMVVLDVDHPDIEDFIQTKVSEEEKIRVLRDAGFDMDLGGDDITSVQYQNANNSVRVNDEFMRAVENGTDFGLRARMTGEVIEEVDAKALFRKIAEAAWACADPGIQYDDMINNWHTCPESGRITASNPCSEYMHLDNTSCNLASLNLMKFLKDDGKGNQSFETERFQKVVELVITAMDISICFADFPTQKIGENTRAFRQLGIGYANLGALLMATGHAYDSDGGRALAGAITSLMTGTAYRRSAELAAVVGPYDGYARNADAHRRVMKQHADANAVAVHMDDLDNPVWAAATEAWQDVVRLGEKNGFRNSQASVLAPTGTIGLAMSCDTTGVEPDLALVKFKKLVGGGSMQIVNGTVPQALRRLGYQEEQIEAVVAHIAENGNVIDAPGLKPEHYEVFDCAMGERAISPMGHVRMMAAIQPWISGAISKTVNMPETASVEEVEEIYFEAWKLGVKALAIYRDNCKVGQPLSAKTKEKEQAEVTEKTEATIREAVEKVIEYRPVRRRLPKGRPGITTSFTVGGAEGYMTANSYPDDGLGEVFLKMSKQGSTLAGMMDAFSIAVSVGLQYGVPLETYVSKFTNMRFEPAGMTDDPDVRMAQSIVDYIFRRLALDFLPFETRSALGIHSAEERQRHLETGSYEPSIEEDEVDVEGLAQSAPRHTELTTVATPKAESEAARPAPKQAHTSAELVEMQLGIQADAPLCFSCGTKMQRAGSCYICEGCGSTSGCS
- a CDS encoding YdbC family protein, which translates into the protein MLVKWIRCTVVDRRGFERGQRKWAGLLGEPGFRGQGGGWSRHRPGVAHIFAFWESRAFYDSFMARSYDRLAASQSGTFKDSQARLFEYRFDVKTGFEPRFTDADLVRVALCRVHEERVEHFTLMQEKVWNPAMAGSPGMIRGMFGEGAEHDFLVLSMWRAAAEHGKYRTERVERLALRAQTEADIASLTGDIVELEPSWTV
- a CDS encoding histidine phosphatase family protein — translated: MARPRRIVLVRHGESVGNVDDSVYEREPDHALALTDRGREQAEESGKHLREIFGEERVSVYVSPYRRTHETLDAFRLDPDLIRVREEPRLREQDWGNWQERDDVKLQKAYRDAYGHFFFRFPQGESGADVYDRVGGFLESLFRSFEEPDHPPNVLLVTHGLAMRLFCMRWFHWTVAEFESLSNPGNAEVRMLVLGEDGKYVLDKPFERWRDPVPHWIDR
- a CDS encoding TerD family protein is translated as MTGVSKGIREVEVALKWDPSPAGRPPSDLDVVAATFTAADAYGEPAYLVHFDSRSPDGTIFLNRDSPDGKGFGWDEVMKLELGRLDARYARVVVGVVIQQNQNRTTFASVLSPAVRVAEGYTTHFEADFTTAQDATAAVVAEFTRDASGEWAFHPGVHGFDEDPATFTRVMGSKRRT